The Candidatus Bathyarchaeum sp. genome contains the following window.
GACTGGATATCTGATGAAGAATCTCAACAAGTATGGGAACGGTCTCAAGTTTTCTTGAGCAGCAGGGTACTGGGTTGAACATAGTCTATGACGACCCACAGTTTCCTGTTGAAGGAAAATATTCCCAAATTTATTACTGGAATCAAACGGGTTAGGCCTAAACTTGAACTGGTTCTGAAAGGGATTTTGTTTTCCTTGGAGTGGCTGGACAAAAGCTTATACCGTGTATCACTTCATAACTTGAAGTAAAACGTCTGATTGTAACTGTATGTTTTCGTGTCTTGGTGATAAAATGGCTGACAAGTCCATAATAATTATTGGAGCTGGCCTTGGGGGTTTATCCGCGGGCTGTTATGGTCAAATGAATGGTTATGTAACCAAAATTTTTGAGCGCCAACCTAACAGTGGTGGTGTTTGTGTTTCTTGGAAACGCAAAGGCTACGTTTTTGATTATGCGATTCACAACTTGTTTGGTACAGCTCCTGGCACTTCAGATTACCACATGTGGAAGGAACTAAAGGCCCTTGAGGGTCTACAAACTTACAGTTTCAAGGAATTTGTTCAAGTCGAAAACCCTGACGGAAAAAAGTTTACTGTCTACACGGACTTGGACAAGTTACAAAACCACATGAACCAGCTCTCCTCTGCAGACAAACAAAAAATTAACGAATTCGTCAAAACCTGTCGCCGCTTCAGGGGTTATGACCTGTTTGCGGCTATGACAGGGGGGATGGGGGCTAAGCTTAGATTGTTGCCTGTTTTGCGTTCCGTAATGAAATACAGCAAAATAACCACCGAAGATTTTGCCAAAAGTTTCAATGACCCATTTTTGCAAAAAGCCTTTGCAACAATACAGTATGACCTCACCGGAGTTCCCGTATTAATTCCCATGATTTTTTTGGCAGCCATGAGCAAAAGTGATGCAGGTTGGCCCATTGGGGGTTCGTCTGCTTTGGCGCGTAACATCGAAAAACACTATTTGCAGTTAGGGGGACAGATTGCTTTCCGTTCCCGTGTGGATAAAATTTTGGTTGAAAACAACAAGGCAGTTGGAGTTCAGTTAGAAGATGGCTCAAAACACTTTGCGGACCTAATTGTTTCCGCAGCGGACGGTTATGCCACAATCTTTGACATGCTAGACGGAAAATACGTCACCGATTCAATTCGAACGTATTATGATTCTTATCCTCCAACCATGCCTTTTGGTTTGGAAATCTATTATGGCATAAACCAACCTTTCGATGATGAGCCCCATGCTTTGGTGGTTTTTCAGGATGAACCAATTACTATTGAAGACAGAGAATACGACAGGTTAGACGTTGAACTTTTCAATTTTGACCCGTCCTTTGCTGTTTCAGGCAAAACTGTAGTTAAAGTGGCAGTAGACTCTGATTATGAGTACTGGCAAAACCTGTCAGCAGACAAAGATGCATACAACATGGAAAAAAAGCGTCTGGCAGGCCAAGTGGCAGAACGCTTAGAAAAACGGTTTGCTGGCTTCAAAAACAGCATCGAAGCCGTGGACGTGGTAACCCCTGTTACTGTAGTGCATTGGACTGGCGGTTATCGGGGTTTTTGTCTACCTTGGCCTGCTCCTGAGCAAATTTCTGGGGACGTCTCCAAAAATGGGGTAAGCAAAACCCTTCAGGGTCTAGAAAATTTCTATATGGCAGGTCAATGGTCTGTTGGCATGAACGGCCTAGGTACTGCTGCCCAGTCAGGACGTAGTCTAATAAAACAGCTCTGCAAAATAGACAACAAAAAATTCAAAACAGGCCTTTAAGGGCAAGTAATCCCTTTTCGGAGGTCTGTTTTTGTTTTTTCATCTAGGCAATTGGACATAACATGTGTGGGGTTGTTGTTTTCTGTTTTGGAAGTGTTCCGCCATGGAACAAAATTGTTCCTCCACCAGAGCTAAGTATCAATCCAGGGTAGTAGGTTTGTTGGTGAAAAAGATGAAAATCAGAATAACTTTAGTTGCAATCGCCCTAGTTGGGCTGA
Protein-coding sequences here:
- a CDS encoding NAD(P)/FAD-dependent oxidoreductase, translating into MADKSIIIIGAGLGGLSAGCYGQMNGYVTKIFERQPNSGGVCVSWKRKGYVFDYAIHNLFGTAPGTSDYHMWKELKALEGLQTYSFKEFVQVENPDGKKFTVYTDLDKLQNHMNQLSSADKQKINEFVKTCRRFRGYDLFAAMTGGMGAKLRLLPVLRSVMKYSKITTEDFAKSFNDPFLQKAFATIQYDLTGVPVLIPMIFLAAMSKSDAGWPIGGSSALARNIEKHYLQLGGQIAFRSRVDKILVENNKAVGVQLEDGSKHFADLIVSAADGYATIFDMLDGKYVTDSIRTYYDSYPPTMPFGLEIYYGINQPFDDEPHALVVFQDEPITIEDREYDRLDVELFNFDPSFAVSGKTVVKVAVDSDYEYWQNLSADKDAYNMEKKRLAGQVAERLEKRFAGFKNSIEAVDVVTPVTVVHWTGGYRGFCLPWPAPEQISGDVSKNGVSKTLQGLENFYMAGQWSVGMNGLGTAAQSGRSLIKQLCKIDNKKFKTGL